A portion of the Cyanobium sp. PCC 7001 genome contains these proteins:
- a CDS encoding glycogen/starch/alpha-glucan phosphorylase — MTTIRPRTLRLPTPGCYADPHRSGAEAEDVFDGMTEHLFYSLGKLAPTATRHDLYVALSYAVRDRLMTRYLAGLEALRASPARVVAYLSAEFLIGPQLGNNLLMLGIQESAAAALRRFGIEDINQILDVEEEPGLGNGGLGRLAACFLESLASLEIPASGYGIRYEFGIFDQLIRDGWQVEITDKWLKAGWPWELPQPDQACFVGFGGRTETYRDTHGDQRVRWIPAEHAIGIPHDVPVLGYRVNTCNRLRLWRADATESFDFYAFNIGDYYGAVEEKVGSETLSKVLYPNDGTDEGRRLRLKQQHFFVSCSLQDMIRSLEGRGLPLEEFPEHWAVQLNDTHPSIAVAELMRLLIDEKQLTWEAAWDITTRSLSYTNHTLLPEALEKWGVDLFGSLLPRHLELIYEINRRFLQQVRIRYPGDEGVLERMSLIDEQGGKAVRMANLATVGSHHVNGVAALHSRLVTTDLFPDFAAFWPEKFTNVTNGVTPRRWMALANPQLAGLLDEAIGEGWVKDLEQLRQLERFAEDSSFLERWESTKLAVKTQLSHYIHRHNGVLVDPSSLFDVQVKRIHEYKRQHLNALQVIAQYLRIKNGDGDDLPPRTVIFGGKAAPGYYMAKLIIRFLNGIAETINADPDMDGRLRVIFLADYNVKLGERVYPASDLSEQISTAGKEASGTGNMKFAMNGALTIGTLDGANVEIREQVGEENFFLFGKTTDEINALHDTGYRPWELIGTMPELAEVLRLVEQGHFSNGDGELFRPLLQNLTGRDPFFVLADFDDYLRAQGAVGQAWGDRSRWNRMSLLNTARTGFFSSDRSIREYAEKIWQASPFPVTITCEIEDDPG, encoded by the coding sequence ATGACCACCATCCGACCCCGCACCCTGCGCCTGCCCACACCCGGCTGCTACGCCGATCCCCACCGCAGCGGTGCAGAGGCGGAGGACGTGTTCGACGGCATGACCGAACACCTCTTCTACAGCCTCGGCAAGCTCGCCCCCACCGCCACACGCCACGACCTCTACGTGGCCCTCAGCTACGCCGTGCGCGACCGGCTGATGACCCGCTACCTGGCCGGCCTCGAGGCCCTGCGGGCCTCGCCGGCGCGGGTGGTGGCCTACCTCTCGGCCGAGTTCCTGATCGGCCCCCAGCTCGGCAACAACCTGCTGATGCTCGGCATCCAGGAGTCGGCGGCGGCGGCCCTGCGCCGCTTCGGCATCGAGGACATCAACCAGATCCTGGATGTGGAGGAGGAGCCCGGCCTGGGCAACGGCGGCCTCGGCCGCCTGGCGGCCTGCTTCCTCGAATCGCTGGCCTCGCTGGAGATTCCGGCCTCGGGCTACGGCATCCGCTACGAGTTCGGCATCTTCGACCAGCTGATCCGCGACGGCTGGCAGGTGGAAATCACCGACAAGTGGCTCAAGGCCGGCTGGCCCTGGGAGCTGCCCCAGCCGGATCAGGCCTGCTTCGTGGGGTTCGGCGGCCGCACCGAGACCTACCGCGACACCCATGGCGACCAGCGGGTGCGCTGGATCCCCGCCGAGCACGCCATCGGCATCCCCCACGACGTGCCGGTGCTGGGCTACCGGGTGAACACCTGCAACCGGCTGCGCCTCTGGCGCGCCGACGCCACCGAATCCTTCGACTTCTACGCCTTCAACATCGGCGACTACTACGGCGCCGTGGAGGAGAAGGTGGGCAGCGAGACCCTCTCCAAGGTGCTCTATCCGAATGACGGCACCGACGAGGGCCGTCGCCTGCGGCTCAAGCAGCAGCACTTCTTCGTGAGCTGCTCGCTGCAGGACATGATCCGCAGCCTCGAGGGCCGCGGTCTGCCGCTCGAGGAGTTTCCCGAGCACTGGGCCGTGCAGCTCAACGACACCCACCCCTCGATCGCGGTGGCCGAACTGATGCGGCTGCTCATCGACGAGAAGCAGCTCACCTGGGAGGCCGCCTGGGACATCACCACCCGCTCTCTCTCCTACACCAACCACACCCTGCTGCCCGAGGCCCTGGAGAAGTGGGGAGTGGACCTGTTCGGGTCACTGCTGCCCCGCCACCTGGAGCTGATCTACGAGATCAACCGCCGTTTCCTGCAGCAGGTGCGGATCCGCTACCCCGGTGATGAGGGGGTGCTGGAGCGGATGTCGCTGATCGACGAACAGGGCGGCAAGGCGGTGCGGATGGCCAACCTCGCCACCGTGGGCTCCCACCACGTGAACGGCGTGGCCGCGCTGCACAGCCGGCTCGTGACCACTGACCTCTTCCCGGACTTCGCCGCCTTCTGGCCCGAGAAGTTCACCAACGTGACCAACGGCGTCACGCCGCGGCGCTGGATGGCCCTGGCCAACCCGCAGCTGGCCGGGCTGCTCGACGAGGCGATCGGTGAGGGCTGGGTGAAGGATCTCGAGCAGCTGCGGCAACTGGAGCGCTTCGCCGAGGACAGCAGCTTCCTGGAGCGCTGGGAGTCGACCAAGCTGGCGGTGAAGACCCAGCTCAGCCATTACATCCACCGCCACAACGGCGTGCTGGTGGATCCCTCATCCCTGTTCGACGTGCAGGTGAAGCGGATCCACGAGTACAAGCGGCAGCACCTCAATGCCCTGCAGGTGATCGCCCAGTACCTGCGCATCAAGAACGGCGACGGGGATGACCTGCCGCCCCGCACGGTGATCTTCGGCGGGAAGGCCGCGCCCGGCTATTACATGGCCAAGCTGATCATCCGCTTCCTCAACGGCATCGCCGAGACGATCAACGCCGACCCGGACATGGACGGCCGCCTGCGGGTGATCTTCCTGGCCGACTACAACGTGAAGCTGGGCGAGCGGGTGTATCCGGCCTCCGATCTCTCCGAGCAGATCTCCACCGCCGGCAAGGAGGCCTCCGGCACCGGCAACATGAAGTTCGCCATGAATGGGGCTCTCACGATCGGCACCCTCGACGGCGCCAACGTGGAGATCCGGGAGCAGGTGGGGGAGGAGAACTTCTTCCTGTTCGGCAAGACCACCGACGAGATCAACGCGCTGCACGACACCGGCTACCGCCCCTGGGAGCTGATCGGCACGATGCCGGAGCTGGCCGAAGTGCTGCGGCTGGTGGAGCAGGGGCACTTCAGCAACGGCGACGGCGAGCTGTTCCGCCCGCTGCTGCAGAACCTCACCGGCCGCGATCCCTTCTTCGTGCTGGCCGACTTCGACGACTATCTGCGCGCCCAGGGCGCCGTGGGCCAGGCCTGGGGCGATCGCTCACGCTGGAACCGCATGTCGCTGCTGAACACCGCCCGCACCGGCTTCTTCTCCTCCGACCGCTCCATCCGTGAGTACGCCGAGAAGATCTGGCAGGCGTCACCCTTCCCGGTGACGATCACCTGTGAAATCGAGGACGACCCCGGCTGA
- a CDS encoding ribonuclease III family protein yields MNPDRRRQLVAFLASLGIDPLHPGGPGDDPALLAPIEEALTHTSARQRGNHERLEFLGDAVLRLAASEYLHRHHPQLGVGSQSALRSQLVSDRWLAELADSCGLETVWRIGPMARGDRAGIATVRAELCEALIGAVYRCWGDSLEPVLTWLTPHWQQASQELLADPDRHNWKSALQEWTQGQGLGLPSYSCEERSTLHADPRRFSCRLTLGAGNESWDGWGPSRRAAEQDAARQALAWIRSAGGS; encoded by the coding sequence GTGAACCCCGATCGCCGTCGCCAACTGGTGGCCTTCCTGGCCAGCCTCGGCATCGATCCCCTCCACCCCGGGGGCCCGGGCGACGACCCGGCCCTGCTGGCCCCGATCGAGGAGGCCCTCACCCACACCTCGGCCCGCCAGCGCGGCAACCATGAGCGGCTGGAGTTCCTCGGCGATGCCGTGCTGCGGCTGGCCGCCTCGGAATACCTGCACCGCCATCACCCCCAGCTCGGCGTGGGCAGCCAGTCGGCCCTGCGCAGCCAGCTGGTGAGCGACCGCTGGCTGGCCGAGCTGGCGGACAGCTGCGGTCTGGAGACGGTGTGGCGCATCGGGCCGATGGCCCGCGGCGATCGGGCCGGCATCGCCACCGTGCGCGCTGAGCTGTGCGAGGCGCTGATCGGAGCGGTCTACCGCTGCTGGGGCGACTCCCTCGAGCCGGTGCTCACCTGGCTCACGCCCCACTGGCAGCAGGCCAGCCAGGAGCTGCTGGCCGATCCCGACCGCCACAACTGGAAATCGGCCCTGCAGGAATGGACCCAGGGCCAGGGGCTGGGGCTGCCCAGCTACAGCTGCGAGGAGCGCAGCACGCTGCACGCCGATCCCCGCCGCTTCTCCTGCAGGCTCACGCTGGGGGCAGGAAACGAGAGCTGGGATGGCTGGGGTCCGTCCCGGCGGGCGGCGGAGCAGGATGCCGCCCGTCAGGCCCTGGCCTGGATCAGATCTGCTGGAGGGTCGTGA
- a CDS encoding mannose-1-phosphate guanylyltransferase/mannose-6-phosphate isomerase → MSTSPSSSSPSSNTTSLGGTALVPVILCGGTGTRLWPLSRASYPKQYWALGGSGDETLLQQTVQRLNGLAGLAPPLLICNEDHRFIVAEQMRQIGVEPAGILLEPIGRNTAPAVAVAALQATAKGDDPLLLVLAADHLVRDPARFRQTVTAGLAAAEAGRLVAFGIVPTAPETGYGYIEAAEPLAADADAPPRAVPIARFVEKPDRATAEGFLASGRFTWNSGMFLFRASAVLAELERLAPEVVSACRAALEHDAADLDFLRLEREAFAGCPSVAIDVAVMERTELGSVLPLQAGWSDVGSWSALWETADQDAAGNVLRGRVISEESRNCYLRSEHRLVVGLGVEDLVVVETDDVVLVAHRDRAQDVKTVVGLLERVGAPESRAHRKIYRPWGSYDGVVEGERWQVKKIVVNPGASLSLQMHHHRAEHWVVVKGTAVVEKDGVEELVGENQSTYIPLGARHRLSNPGKIPVEMIEVQSGSYLGEDDIVRFEDRYGRSDMALRS, encoded by the coding sequence ATGAGCACCAGTCCCAGCAGCAGCAGCCCCAGCAGCAACACCACCTCCTTGGGCGGCACCGCCCTGGTTCCCGTGATTCTCTGCGGCGGCACGGGCACCCGCCTGTGGCCCCTGTCGCGGGCGAGCTATCCCAAGCAGTACTGGGCCCTGGGGGGCAGTGGCGACGAAACCCTGCTGCAGCAGACGGTGCAGCGCCTCAACGGGCTGGCCGGTCTGGCGCCGCCGCTGCTGATCTGCAACGAGGACCACCGCTTCATCGTGGCCGAGCAGATGCGGCAGATCGGCGTGGAGCCGGCCGGCATCCTGCTCGAACCGATCGGCCGCAACACCGCCCCGGCGGTGGCGGTGGCAGCGCTGCAGGCCACGGCCAAGGGCGACGATCCCCTGCTGCTGGTGCTGGCGGCCGACCATCTGGTGCGCGATCCGGCCCGCTTCCGCCAGACCGTGACGGCCGGGCTTGCCGCGGCGGAGGCCGGGCGGCTGGTGGCCTTCGGCATCGTGCCCACCGCCCCCGAGACCGGCTACGGCTACATCGAGGCGGCCGAACCCCTGGCGGCAGACGCCGACGCCCCTCCGCGGGCGGTGCCGATCGCCCGCTTCGTGGAGAAGCCCGACCGGGCCACGGCCGAGGGCTTCCTGGCCTCGGGCCGGTTCACCTGGAACAGCGGCATGTTCCTGTTCCGGGCCAGTGCGGTGCTGGCGGAACTGGAGCGGCTGGCGCCGGAGGTGGTGAGCGCCTGCCGCGCGGCGCTGGAGCACGATGCCGCCGATCTCGATTTCCTGCGGCTGGAGCGGGAGGCCTTCGCCGGCTGCCCGAGCGTGGCGATCGACGTGGCCGTGATGGAGAGGACGGAGCTGGGCAGCGTGCTGCCGCTGCAGGCGGGCTGGAGCGATGTGGGCAGCTGGAGCGCCCTGTGGGAAACGGCCGACCAGGACGCCGCCGGCAACGTGCTGCGGGGCCGGGTGATCAGCGAGGAGAGCCGCAACTGCTACCTGCGCAGCGAACACCGCCTGGTGGTGGGGCTGGGTGTGGAGGATCTGGTGGTGGTGGAAACCGACGACGTGGTGCTGGTGGCCCACCGCGACCGGGCCCAGGACGTCAAGACCGTGGTGGGCCTGCTGGAGCGGGTGGGAGCACCGGAGAGCCGTGCGCACCGGAAGATCTACCGGCCCTGGGGCTCCTACGACGGCGTGGTGGAGGGGGAGCGCTGGCAGGTGAAGAAGATCGTGGTGAATCCCGGCGCCAGCCTGTCGCTGCAGATGCACCACCACCGCGCCGAGCACTGGGTGGTGGTGAAGGGCACGGCGGTGGTGGAGAAGGACGGGGTCGAGGAGCTGGTGGGCGAGAACCAGAGCACCTACATCCCCCTGGGGGCCCGGCACCGGCTCAGCAATCCGGGCAAGATCCCTGTGGAGATGATCGAGGTGCAGAGCGGCTCGTACCTGGGCGAGGACGACATCGTGCGCTTCGAGGACCGCTACGGCCGCAGCGACATGGCCCTGCGCAGCTGA
- a CDS encoding NAD(P)H dehydrogenase subunit NdhS — MADLPILPGTTVVVRDVRSIYNGYKGFVQRISGSRAAVLFEGGNWDKLVTMPITTLQQI; from the coding sequence ATGGCCGACCTGCCGATCCTGCCGGGCACCACCGTGGTGGTGCGTGACGTGCGCTCGATCTACAACGGCTACAAGGGTTTCGTGCAGCGGATCAGCGGCAGCCGCGCCGCCGTGCTGTTCGAGGGCGGCAACTGGGACAAGCTCGTGACCATGCCGATCACGACCCTCCAGCAGATCTGA
- a CDS encoding phosphoketolase, which translates to MGELTDTAIPLLASSLPAPSSTPSEQELELIDRWWRAANYLAVGMIYLQDNPLLTEPLQSAHIKNRLLGHWGSSPGQAFIWAHANRVIRQRDLEMLYLSGPGHGAPGVLAPTYLDGSYSEVYPDISLDAEGMRRFFKQFSFPGHIGSHCTPETPGSIHEGGELGYVLSHACGAVFDNPELIALACVGDGEAETGPLATSWHINKFLNPISDGAVLPVLHLNGYKIANPTLLARIPRDELASLLRGYGWEPIFVEGHEPMAMHRAMAAAMDQAVDAIQRVQRQCRASGEAVRPAWPMIVLRSPKGWTGPHDLRGQKLENFWRAHQVPLPGPKHDAEQLAMLEGWMRSYRPQELFDGEGTLLPELQALSPEGPRRMGSCPHANGGQLRRSLRLPPIETYAVAVDQPGHGEHENTAPLGALLRDTIARNPDSLRVFGPDETASNRLQAIYAVSKKVWMEDFLPEDMNGSELAREGRVVEMLSEHTLVGMMEGYLLTGRYGFFHTYEAFAHVIASMFNQHAKWLESCIHHAPWRAPVGSWNCLISSTVWRQDHNGFTHQDPGFIDLAGNKSGEVVRVYLPPDANTLLAVAEEALLETNVCNIIVSDKQKHLQYLSLEEARRHVAKGISLISWASNDDHGTEPDDPDVVMACAGDIPTKETLAAVQILRRECPQLKIRVVNVVKLFALTEPSEHPHGLSDRDFDSLFTTDRPVMFNFHGYPWLIHRLTYRRTNHRNFHVRGYKEKGNINTPLELAMNNQIDRFNLVIDVIDRVPSLGSRAAHVKERMKNAILANRAHAHEHGMDAPEITNWRWSTPEA; encoded by the coding sequence ATGGGCGAGCTCACCGACACCGCCATCCCCCTTCTCGCGAGCAGCCTGCCGGCCCCCTCCTCCACCCCTTCGGAGCAGGAGCTGGAGCTGATCGACCGCTGGTGGCGGGCCGCCAACTACCTGGCGGTGGGGATGATCTACCTGCAGGACAATCCCCTGCTCACCGAGCCGCTCCAGAGCGCGCACATCAAGAACCGCCTGCTCGGCCACTGGGGTTCGAGCCCCGGCCAGGCCTTCATCTGGGCCCACGCCAACCGGGTGATCCGCCAGCGGGACCTGGAGATGCTCTACCTCTCCGGGCCCGGCCACGGCGCCCCCGGGGTGCTGGCACCCACCTATCTCGACGGCAGCTACAGCGAGGTGTACCCCGACATCTCCCTCGACGCCGAGGGGATGCGCCGCTTCTTCAAGCAGTTCTCCTTCCCGGGCCACATCGGCTCCCACTGCACCCCGGAGACCCCCGGCTCGATCCACGAGGGCGGTGAGCTCGGCTACGTGCTCTCCCACGCCTGCGGCGCGGTGTTCGACAACCCCGAGCTGATCGCCCTGGCCTGCGTGGGGGATGGCGAGGCGGAAACCGGGCCCCTGGCCACCTCCTGGCACATCAACAAGTTCCTCAACCCGATCAGCGACGGCGCCGTGCTGCCGGTGCTGCACCTGAACGGCTACAAGATCGCCAACCCCACCCTGCTGGCCAGAATCCCGCGGGATGAGCTGGCCAGCCTGCTGCGGGGCTACGGCTGGGAGCCGATCTTCGTGGAGGGCCATGAGCCGATGGCCATGCACCGCGCCATGGCCGCCGCCATGGACCAGGCCGTCGACGCGATCCAGCGGGTGCAGCGGCAGTGCCGCGCCAGCGGCGAGGCGGTGCGGCCGGCCTGGCCGATGATCGTTCTGCGTTCCCCCAAGGGCTGGACCGGCCCCCATGACCTGCGGGGCCAGAAGCTGGAGAACTTCTGGCGTGCCCACCAGGTGCCGCTGCCGGGGCCGAAGCACGACGCCGAGCAGCTGGCCATGCTCGAGGGCTGGATGCGCAGCTACCGGCCGCAGGAGCTCTTCGATGGCGAGGGCACCCTGCTGCCGGAGCTGCAGGCCCTCTCCCCCGAGGGGCCGCGGCGGATGGGCTCCTGCCCCCATGCCAACGGCGGCCAGCTGCGCCGCAGCCTTCGCCTGCCTCCGATCGAAACCTATGCGGTGGCGGTGGACCAGCCCGGCCATGGCGAGCACGAGAACACGGCCCCGCTGGGGGCTCTGCTGCGCGACACCATCGCCCGCAACCCCGATTCCCTGCGGGTGTTCGGGCCCGATGAAACGGCCTCGAACCGGCTGCAGGCCATCTACGCGGTGAGCAAGAAAGTGTGGATGGAGGACTTCCTGCCGGAGGACATGAACGGCAGCGAGCTCGCCCGGGAGGGGCGGGTGGTGGAGATGCTCTCCGAGCACACCCTCGTGGGGATGATGGAGGGCTACCTGCTCACCGGCCGCTATGGCTTCTTCCACACCTACGAGGCCTTCGCCCACGTGATCGCCTCGATGTTCAACCAGCACGCCAAGTGGCTGGAGAGCTGCATCCACCACGCCCCCTGGCGGGCTCCGGTGGGGTCGTGGAACTGCCTGATCTCCTCCACGGTGTGGCGCCAGGACCACAACGGCTTCACCCACCAGGACCCGGGCTTCATCGACCTGGCCGGCAACAAGAGCGGCGAGGTGGTGCGGGTGTATCTGCCGCCCGACGCCAACACCCTGCTGGCGGTGGCCGAGGAGGCGCTGCTGGAGACGAACGTGTGCAACATCATCGTGAGCGACAAGCAGAAGCACCTGCAGTACCTCAGCCTGGAGGAGGCCCGTCGCCACGTGGCCAAGGGGATCAGCCTGATCAGCTGGGCCAGCAACGACGACCACGGCACCGAGCCCGATGACCCCGATGTGGTGATGGCCTGCGCCGGCGACATCCCCACCAAGGAGACGCTGGCGGCGGTGCAGATCCTGCGGAGGGAGTGCCCGCAGCTGAAGATCCGGGTGGTGAACGTGGTGAAGCTGTTCGCCCTCACCGAACCCAGCGAGCATCCCCATGGCCTCAGCGATCGGGATTTCGACAGCCTGTTCACCACCGACAGGCCGGTGATGTTCAATTTCCACGGCTATCCCTGGCTGATTCACCGGCTCACCTACCGCCGCACCAACCACCGCAACTTCCACGTGCGCGGTTACAAGGAGAAGGGCAACATCAACACACCCTTGGAGCTGGCAATGAACAACCAGATCGACCGCTTCAATCTGGTGATCGATGTGATCGACCGCGTGCCATCCCTGGGCTCACGAGCGGCCCACGTGAAGGAACGCATGAAGAACGCCATCCTGGCGAACCGCGCCCATGCCCATGAACACGGCATGGATGCCCCTGAAATCACCAACTGGCGCTGGAGCACCCCCGAGGCATGA
- the rimM gene encoding ribosome maturation factor RimM (Essential for efficient processing of 16S rRNA) → MNNLLVVGKVVAAQGLRGEVRVLPMSDFPERFTRPGRRWLQRRGAEPREVELLTGRQLPGKELFVLRLAGVESRDAAEALVGEELLVRSDDRPRLAKGEFHLLDLVGLEVRLLASGEVVGTVTDLIHAGNDLLAVAAGDRQLLIPFVAAIVPEVKLAEGWIGITPPPGLLEL, encoded by the coding sequence ATGAACAACCTCCTGGTGGTGGGCAAGGTGGTGGCGGCCCAGGGTCTACGCGGTGAGGTGCGGGTGCTGCCGATGAGCGACTTTCCCGAGCGCTTCACCCGGCCCGGCCGCCGCTGGCTGCAGCGGCGCGGCGCCGAGCCCCGGGAGGTGGAGCTGCTGACCGGGCGCCAACTACCGGGCAAGGAGCTGTTCGTGCTGCGCCTGGCCGGGGTGGAGAGCCGGGATGCGGCCGAAGCGCTGGTGGGGGAGGAGCTGCTGGTGCGCTCCGACGACCGGCCCAGGCTGGCCAAGGGGGAGTTCCATCTGCTCGACCTGGTGGGGCTGGAGGTGCGGCTGCTGGCCAGCGGCGAGGTGGTGGGCACCGTGACCGACCTGATCCACGCCGGCAACGATCTGCTGGCGGTGGCCGCCGGCGATCGCCAGCTGCTGATTCCCTTCGTGGCGGCGATCGTGCCCGAGGTGAAGCTGGCCGAGGGGTGGATCGGCATCACGCCGCCGCCGGGGCTGCTGGAGCTCTGA
- the glmS gene encoding glutamine--fructose-6-phosphate transaminase (isomerizing) codes for MCGIVALIGSREVASQLLEGLRQLEYRGYDSAGIATVEPAADGAPAAGGSRLHCLRAEGKLVNLIARVDQDGAPGHCGIGHTRWATHGKPEERNAHPHLDGGGQVAVVQNGIIENHRSLREMLQAEGVEFRSDTDTEVIPHLLARQLDRLQADGLVASGALLLQAVQQVLPQLHGAYALAVVWAQAPGALVVARRAAPLLIGLGEGEFLCASDTPALAGFTRTILPMEDGEVALLTPLGIELYDAAGDRVQRTPSLLSGTQHVADKRSFRHFMLKEIHEQPETAALWMARHLPADSQGHLVALPLDEAVYEGVERIQILACGTSRHAAQVGAYLLEQLAGIPTSVFYASEFRYAPPPLSRHTLTIGVTQSGETADTLAALAMERDRRQLVADPAFAPRLLGITNRPESSLARMVPHLLDIGAGIEVGVAATKTFMGQLLAFYGLALAFAERQGGGPGAGGPGQLRRLVAELRALPELLQQLVSDLDQRCESLAHLFADTQDVIFLGRGINYPIALEGALKLKEISYIHAEGYPAGEMKHGPIALLDARVPVVSIAMPGTVFDKVLSNAQEAKARDAQLIGVAPEGPDTGLFDVLLPVPQVDELLSPLLTVIPMQLLSYHIAAHRGLDVDQPRNLAKSVTVE; via the coding sequence ATGTGCGGCATCGTTGCCCTGATCGGCTCCCGCGAGGTGGCCTCCCAGTTGCTGGAGGGGCTGCGCCAGCTGGAATACCGCGGCTACGACTCCGCCGGCATCGCCACGGTGGAGCCCGCGGCCGATGGCGCTCCGGCCGCCGGTGGCTCCCGCCTCCATTGCCTGCGGGCCGAGGGGAAGCTGGTGAACCTGATCGCCCGCGTCGATCAGGACGGGGCGCCGGGGCACTGCGGCATCGGCCACACCCGCTGGGCCACCCATGGCAAGCCGGAGGAACGCAATGCCCACCCCCACCTCGATGGCGGCGGTCAGGTGGCGGTGGTGCAGAACGGCATCATCGAGAACCACCGCAGCCTGCGCGAAATGCTGCAGGCCGAAGGGGTGGAGTTCCGCTCGGACACCGACACCGAGGTGATCCCCCACCTGCTGGCCCGCCAGCTGGACCGTCTCCAGGCCGATGGGCTCGTGGCCAGCGGCGCCCTGCTGCTGCAGGCGGTGCAACAGGTGTTGCCCCAGCTGCACGGGGCCTATGCCCTGGCGGTGGTGTGGGCCCAGGCTCCCGGCGCGCTGGTGGTGGCCCGCCGCGCCGCCCCCCTGTTGATCGGCCTGGGGGAGGGGGAATTCCTCTGTGCCAGCGACACGCCGGCCCTGGCCGGGTTCACCCGCACCATCCTGCCGATGGAGGACGGTGAGGTGGCCCTGCTCACGCCGCTGGGCATCGAGCTCTACGACGCGGCCGGCGATCGGGTGCAGCGCACGCCGAGCCTGCTCAGCGGCACCCAGCACGTGGCGGACAAGCGCAGCTTCCGCCACTTCATGCTCAAGGAGATCCACGAGCAGCCCGAAACGGCGGCGCTGTGGATGGCCCGCCACCTGCCAGCCGACTCCCAGGGGCACCTGGTGGCCCTGCCCCTCGATGAAGCGGTGTACGAGGGCGTGGAGCGGATCCAGATCCTGGCCTGCGGCACCAGCCGCCATGCAGCCCAGGTGGGCGCCTACCTGCTGGAGCAGTTGGCGGGTATCCCCACCAGCGTGTTCTATGCCAGCGAGTTCCGCTATGCGCCGCCGCCGCTGAGCCGCCACACGCTCACCATCGGGGTCACCCAGTCAGGCGAGACCGCCGACACCCTGGCGGCCCTGGCGATGGAGCGGGACCGGCGCCAGCTGGTGGCCGATCCGGCCTTCGCGCCGCGGCTGCTGGGGATCACCAACCGGCCGGAGAGCTCCCTGGCCCGGATGGTGCCTCACCTGCTCGACATCGGTGCCGGCATCGAGGTGGGCGTGGCCGCCACCAAGACCTTCATGGGCCAGTTGCTGGCGTTCTATGGCCTGGCCCTGGCCTTCGCCGAGCGCCAGGGCGGTGGGCCTGGGGCCGGCGGTCCTGGCCAGCTGCGCCGCCTGGTGGCTGAGCTGCGTGCCCTGCCGGAGCTGCTGCAGCAACTGGTGAGCGATCTGGACCAGCGCTGCGAATCCCTGGCCCACCTGTTCGCCGACACCCAGGACGTGATCTTCCTGGGCCGGGGCATCAACTATCCGATCGCTCTGGAGGGGGCCCTCAAGCTCAAGGAGATCAGCTACATCCATGCCGAGGGCTATCCCGCCGGTGAGATGAAGCACGGGCCGATCGCCTTGCTCGACGCCCGGGTGCCGGTGGTGTCGATCGCCATGCCGGGCACGGTGTTCGACAAGGTGCTCAGCAATGCCCAGGAGGCCAAGGCCCGCGATGCCCAGCTGATCGGGGTGGCGCCCGAGGGGCCCGACACCGGGCTGTTCGACGTGCTGCTGCCGGTGCCGCAGGTGGACGAACTGCTCAGCCCGCTGCTGACCGTGATCCCGATGCAGCTGCTGAGCTACCACATCGCGGCGCACCGGGGCCTGGATGTGGATCAGCCCCGCAACCTGGCCAAGAGCGTCACCGTGGAATGA